The region GAGCGACTCGACGCCCTGGGCCGGGGTGGTGGCGGGCAGTCCGAGGCTGCGGGCGATTTCCTGAAAGCGTTCGGGGGCGCGGTAGTCCTCGTACTTGGGCCAGGCGGTGAGTTTCGGGGGGACGGTGCCGTTGTAGCGGATGACGTGTGGAAGCAGAACGGCGTTGGTACGGCCGTGCGCGATGTGGAAGGTGGCGCCGAGCGTGTGGGACATGGCGTGGACGATGCCGAGGAAGGCGTTGCCGAAGGCCATGCCCGCGATGGTGCCGGCGTTGTGCATCTTCTCCCGGGCTTCCGGCTGGGCCGCGCGGTCGTTGACCGCTGCCTCGATGTTGTCGAAGATCAGTCGGATCGCCTGCAGGGCGAGGCCGTCGGTGAAGTCGTTGGCGTAGACCGACAGGTACGCCTCGATGGCGTGGGTGAGGGCGTCGAAGCCGCTGTCGGCGGCCAGCGCCCGGGGCAGCCCGGTGGTGAGCAGTGGGTCGACGATGGCCACGCTGGGAGTGAGCGCGTAGTCGGCCAGCGGGTACTTCTTTCCGGTGGAAGGGTCGGAGATGACGGCGAAGGGGGTCACCTCGGCGCCGGTGCCGGAGGTGGTGGGGACGCACACCAGGCGGGCTAGCCTGCCGAGGACGGGGAAGCGGAAGGCTCGCTTGCGGATGTCGGAGAACTTGTGCCGCATGTCGGCGAAGTCGACGTCCTTGCCCATGGCCTGCTGCTCGTACAGCAGCCACATCACCTTGGCCGCGTCCATGGGAGAGCCGCCGCCGAGCGCGATGATGGTGTCCGGGTGGAAGTCGCCCATCAGGCGGGCGCCGTGCCGGACGGAGTCGATGCTGGGCTCGGGCTCGACGTTGTCGATGACCTGGATGGTGACCGGTTCCCGGCGCCGCCGTAGCACGCGCTCGACCCGGTCGACGAGGCCGAGGCGGGTCATTGTCGCGTCAGTGACGATGGTGACGCGGTGGACCTCCGGCATGGAGGCGAGGTACTGGATGGCCTGTGGCTCGAAGTAGATCTTCGGTGGCACCTTGAACCACTGCAGGTTGTTGCGGCGCACCGAGACGCGCTTGACGTTCAGCAGCTGGGCGGCGGAGACGTTGTTCGACACCGACGTGCTGCCCCACGAGCCGCACCCCAGTGTCAGCGACGGCAGCAGGCTGTTGTAGATACCACCGATCGCGCCCTGCGAGGACGGGGCGTTGACGATGATCCGCACGGTCTTCATGCGCCTTCCGTACGCCTCGGCCAGTGCGGGGTCCTCGGTGTGGATGACGGCGCTGTGTCCCTGCCCGTGGAAGGCCACCATGTCGGCGGCCAGGTCGAAGCCTTGCTGTTCGGAGCCGGCGCGGAGCACGGCGAGGACCGGGCAGAGCTTTTCCCGGGTGAGCGGTTCGTCCGCGCCGACCCGGTCGGCCTCGACCAGGATGAGCGACGTGTCGTCAGGCACGGAGAATCCGGCCTGTTCGGCGATCCAGGCCGGACTCCGGCCGACCGCCGCGGAGTTGACCTTGGGCTCGCAGCCGGCGCCCTTGGTGCCTGCGGGGAACAGGAACGCCTCCAGCTTCGCCTTCTCCTCGGCGGTCGCCAGATGGGCATGCAGGGTGT is a window of Streptomyces mirabilis DNA encoding:
- the adhE gene encoding bifunctional acetaldehyde-CoA/alcohol dehydrogenase, which translates into the protein MTRHDDPGATAGPAATPSDIAIAVDRLVTNGLKALADYETLDQEQVDHIVKKASVAALDQHTALARLAVDETGRGVFEDKAAKNMFACEHVTHSMDPMKTVGVIARDDIEDMIEVAEPVGVVCAITPVTNPTSTTIFKALMALKTRNPVVFAFHPSAQRCSAQAARIVRDAAVAAGAPEHCVQWIETPSVEATGTLMRHPGVSLILATGGNAMVKAAYSAGKPALGVGAGNVPAYVHRSAKLRRAVNDLVLSKSFDNGMICASEQAVILDEQIYDAALAEFHTLHAHLATAEEKAKLEAFLFPAGTKGAGCEPKVNSAAVGRSPAWIAEQAGFSVPDDTSLILVEADRVGADEPLTREKLCPVLAVLRAGSEQQGFDLAADMVAFHGQGHSAVIHTEDPALAEAYGRRMKTVRIIVNAPSSQGAIGGIYNSLLPSLTLGCGSWGSTSVSNNVSAAQLLNVKRVSVRRNNLQWFKVPPKIYFEPQAIQYLASMPEVHRVTIVTDATMTRLGLVDRVERVLRRRREPVTIQVIDNVEPEPSIDSVRHGARLMGDFHPDTIIALGGGSPMDAAKVMWLLYEQQAMGKDVDFADMRHKFSDIRKRAFRFPVLGRLARLVCVPTTSGTGAEVTPFAVISDPSTGKKYPLADYALTPSVAIVDPLLTTGLPRALAADSGFDALTHAIEAYLSVYANDFTDGLALQAIRLIFDNIEAAVNDRAAQPEAREKMHNAGTIAGMAFGNAFLGIVHAMSHTLGATFHIAHGRTNAVLLPHVIRYNGTVPPKLTAWPKYEDYRAPERFQEIARSLGLPATTPAQGVESLASAVERLRDALSIEPTFQALGVDERAFLDALPLQALNAYEDQCAPANPRMPMLDDMQELMRTAYYGRVQGPPDDERAERP